In the Deinococcus humi genome, one interval contains:
- a CDS encoding PIN domain-containing protein codes for MALLDASVLYPSLIRNLLMHLATAGLIGARWTETIHDEWIRNLLEDRPDLSADRLQRTRQQMEAAVPDATVRGYEVLIPDLILPDPDDRHVLAAAITAEAELLVTWNLKDFPTSAVQRYGLEVLSPDDLVTRLLVNTPEETKAAIEALRLSLRRPPYSQTQLIERLAQVGLVRSSIRIGS; via the coding sequence GTGGCCCTGCTCGACGCTTCCGTCCTCTACCCTTCCCTGATCCGCAATCTGTTGATGCATCTGGCCACCGCTGGGCTGATCGGTGCCCGGTGGACCGAGACGATCCACGACGAATGGATCCGCAACCTGCTTGAAGACCGCCCGGATCTCTCGGCAGACCGGCTTCAGCGGACGCGGCAGCAGATGGAAGCCGCGGTGCCTGACGCCACAGTCCGCGGGTACGAAGTCCTGATTCCAGATCTGATACTGCCTGACCCGGATGACCGCCACGTCCTTGCGGCGGCCATCACGGCAGAAGCTGAACTGCTGGTGACCTGGAATCTGAAAGACTTCCCAACATCGGCGGTTCAGCGCTATGGCCTGGAGGTGCTTTCTCCAGATGATTTGGTCACCCGCCTGCTGGTCAACACTCCTGAGGAAACGAAAGCAGCGATCGAAGCGCTCCGGCTCAGTCTCCGTCGTCCTCCCTACTCTCAGACACAGCTGATCGAACGGCTGGCCCAGGTGGGTTTGGTCAGATCGTCTATTCGAATAGGTAGCTAA
- a CDS encoding helix-turn-helix domain-containing protein, whose product MTTPFLPTPADTEAARQQLLLIRSAPLPNRLASILEDLLGQLAAGKAVQVVTLEPEITTQQAAELLKVSRPYLVKLVEEGTLPHRKVGPRRRLHLEDVLAYKARLDTQRQQALQALADDLQELGLD is encoded by the coding sequence ATGACCACCCCCTTCCTCCCCACCCCCGCCGACACCGAAGCCGCCCGCCAGCAACTTCTCCTAATCCGCAGTGCTCCGCTGCCCAACCGGCTCGCCAGCATCCTCGAAGATCTCCTCGGACAACTTGCGGCTGGCAAAGCCGTTCAGGTGGTGACCCTCGAACCAGAGATCACCACCCAGCAGGCCGCTGAGCTCCTGAAGGTCAGCCGGCCCTACCTGGTCAAACTCGTCGAGGAAGGAACGCTACCCCATCGCAAAGTCGGTCCACGGCGCCGCCTGCACCTGGAAGACGTCCTCGCGTACAAGGCCCGCCTCGATACGCAACGCCAGCAGGCACTGCAGGCACTCGCCGATGACCTGCAGGAGTTGGGCCTCGACTGA
- a CDS encoding tyrosine-type recombinase/integrase: MYVIYGVMGMELEVYRAEVFDRARAWIDLNPEERRRRGVEACRDQDAEALWNLTEAYLTLHGSSGTATSPRTLKAYRWAVNRFLDYSAHQAVNLLRATSGDGVRFIRSVEAGGLSASSTRVQLAGVRLLYSALRWAEVTGVAPFADVKPVRDKTAAWDKRTPYTHAEVQTLLEAANPRMRVLLLLCAHGGLRVSEALALRWEDVNPAARELTVRQGKGGKQRRVVIGESLAAALTILPESDQVVGGSYPAAVERLRRLCLRAGVPYRGHHALRHYAGTRLTREGASLDDVARHLGHSALETARIYAKWSDEELRRRMTGW, encoded by the coding sequence ATGTATGTTATCTATGGGGTCATGGGCATGGAACTGGAGGTCTACCGGGCGGAGGTCTTCGACCGGGCAAGAGCATGGATCGACCTCAATCCCGAGGAGAGGAGACGCCGGGGCGTGGAGGCCTGCCGAGACCAGGATGCTGAAGCCCTGTGGAATCTGACCGAGGCTTACCTCACCCTGCACGGGTCCAGCGGGACCGCTACCAGTCCCCGAACCCTCAAAGCATACCGCTGGGCAGTCAACCGATTTTTGGATTACTCGGCACACCAGGCTGTCAATCTGTTGCGGGCGACTTCAGGCGATGGAGTGCGTTTTATCCGGTCCGTGGAAGCCGGAGGGCTGAGTGCCTCGAGCACCCGGGTCCAACTCGCCGGGGTCCGGCTGTTGTATTCCGCGCTGCGGTGGGCAGAAGTCACTGGTGTGGCTCCGTTTGCCGATGTCAAACCGGTGCGGGATAAGACCGCGGCCTGGGATAAGCGCACGCCATATACCCACGCTGAGGTCCAAACCCTGCTGGAAGCTGCAAACCCACGCATGCGCGTCTTGCTGCTGCTGTGTGCCCACGGCGGGCTGCGGGTCAGCGAGGCACTAGCGCTCCGCTGGGAGGATGTGAATCCCGCGGCCCGGGAATTGACGGTTCGGCAGGGCAAAGGCGGGAAGCAGCGGCGGGTGGTGATAGGGGAGAGCCTGGCTGCGGCTTTGACGATTCTCCCCGAGAGTGACCAGGTGGTCGGTGGGAGCTATCCGGCTGCAGTCGAGCGATTGCGGCGCTTATGTCTCCGCGCCGGCGTGCCGTACCGGGGTCACCATGCGCTCCGTCATTACGCTGGGACTCGGCTGACACGGGAAGGGGCGTCACTTGATGACGTCGCCCGTCATCTGGGACACTCTGCGCTGGAGACGGCCAGGATCTACGCCAAATGGAGCGACGAGGAACTGCGCCGTCGGATGACAGGCTGGTGA